A genomic stretch from Leptotrichia sp. HSP-536 includes:
- a CDS encoding histidine triad nucleotide-binding protein produces the protein MSTIFKKIIDKEIPANIVYEDDEFLAFHDINPAAKVHVLVIPKKEIKNLDAATEEDALLLGKLQLAVAKVARILELDKDGYRVITNIGDNGGQEVYHIHYHILGGEKLPVKLK, from the coding sequence ATGTCAACAATTTTTAAAAAGATAATAGATAAGGAAATACCTGCAAATATTGTATATGAAGATGATGAGTTCTTGGCTTTTCATGATATAAATCCAGCAGCAAAAGTTCACGTGCTTGTAATTCCAAAAAAGGAAATTAAAAATTTGGATGCGGCAACTGAGGAAGATGCTTTGCTGCTTGGGAAATTGCAGCTGGCTGTGGCTAAAGTGGCTAGAATTTTGGAATTAGATAAAGATGGATATAGAGTTATAACTAACATTGGTGACAATGGCGGACAGGAAGTTTATCATATTCATTACCACATTTTAGGTGGAGAAAAATTGCCAGTGAAATTGAAATAG
- a CDS encoding DKNYY domain-containing protein has protein sequence MYGKDSKNVFYEDGKLENADFKTFQVIGEVNGKDKKYIYNYDEKMEINPKDFKLYKNKDKIIYFRNSGKLYEAGTFLENTTVEDLDTFEILDDEYSKDKHNIYYGGLPLSDVDMDTFQIIMPNYYAKDKNSVYSRHKKIKGANPKTIKVLNMAYIKDDKTVFSNFSFSNTLKNADVKSFEALGQYYGKDKNNVYLMGEKIKKADVKTFQVISEESFDHYSKDKNNVYLETYIIEGADPKTFEIIKEEPSYSKDKKYLYYSGKKIDEIRDNLKIMNAGIFGIIINGNKIYANGNRLDIENPENLKIIKNDYYNNPNIIYGKNDKNIYVIIGNGQKIRSKVIKDADINSFEIMEIGAYSRDKNNIYFTHSDVVKMKDVDKGSFIIGKNGFSYDKNSVYFYGKKIDGISPKGFKIVDLAVNSGDSVIFAILTDSKNLYKFIYEYDDGRYNLKNTKLTAITNVKVDAPSFEIVKEDTGSYYKDKDSVFYYDMNKKELRKVEGSDRDSFVEMDNFFAKDNKNVYYLGKQVRNISSEGLKFVGPDIFKNKNGVYFWKDETGTGEYEIIPLDFDSASFDIASKDTSNYFKDKNEIYYLDYGKLLNSKSKDVQNAFIKLEGADIPTFKAFGYGYSKDKNRAYCEYKEFKGVDVPSFTVELEDEGVVVKDKNRVYKNDCE, from the coding sequence ATTTATGGGAAAGATAGTAAAAATGTTTTTTATGAAGATGGAAAACTAGAAAATGCTGATTTTAAAACGTTTCAGGTAATTGGGGAAGTCAATGGGAAAGATAAAAAATATATCTATAATTATGATGAAAAAATGGAAATAAATCCGAAAGATTTCAAACTTTATAAAAATAAAGATAAAATAATATATTTTAGAAATAGCGGGAAATTATACGAGGCAGGTACATTTTTAGAAAATACTACTGTAGAAGATTTAGATACTTTTGAAATACTGGATGATGAATATTCAAAAGATAAACATAATATTTATTATGGCGGATTACCTTTGTCTGATGTGGATATGGATACTTTTCAGATAATAATGCCAAATTACTACGCTAAAGATAAAAATAGTGTGTATTCAAGACATAAAAAAATTAAAGGGGCAAATCCAAAAACAATAAAAGTTTTGAATATGGCATATATAAAAGACGATAAAACTGTTTTTTCAAATTTTTCTTTTAGTAATACACTTAAAAATGCGGATGTTAAGTCTTTTGAAGCGTTAGGACAATACTATGGAAAAGATAAAAACAATGTGTATTTAATGGGAGAAAAAATAAAAAAAGCTGATGTAAAAACTTTTCAGGTAATTTCAGAAGAATCTTTTGATCACTATTCAAAAGATAAGAATAATGTTTATTTGGAAACATACATTATAGAAGGAGCAGATCCGAAAACTTTTGAAATTATAAAAGAAGAGCCGTCTTATTCAAAGGATAAAAAGTACTTGTATTATTCTGGGAAAAAAATTGATGAAATTAGAGATAACTTAAAAATTATGAATGCAGGAATCTTTGGTATTATAATAAATGGAAATAAAATTTATGCTAATGGAAATAGGCTTGATATAGAAAATCCAGAAAATCTTAAAATAATAAAAAATGATTATTACAATAATCCAAATATAATTTATGGAAAAAATGACAAAAATATATATGTAATTATAGGAAATGGACAAAAAATTCGTAGTAAAGTAATAAAAGATGCGGACATAAACTCTTTTGAAATAATGGAAATAGGTGCATATTCACGAGATAAAAATAATATTTATTTTACGCATTCTGATGTTGTGAAAATGAAAGATGTAGACAAAGGCAGTTTTATTATTGGAAAAAATGGCTTTTCGTATGACAAGAATAGTGTATATTTTTATGGGAAAAAGATAGATGGAATAAGTCCAAAAGGATTTAAAATTGTTGATTTAGCTGTTAATTCTGGAGATTCTGTAATATTTGCAATATTGACAGACAGTAAAAATTTGTATAAATTTATTTATGAATATGATGATGGAAGATATAATTTGAAAAATACAAAATTAACTGCTATTACAAATGTAAAAGTGGATGCTCCGAGTTTTGAGATTGTTAAAGAAGACACGGGAAGTTATTATAAAGACAAGGACAGCGTTTTTTATTATGATATGAATAAAAAAGAACTGAGAAAGGTCGAAGGCAGTGATAGAGACAGCTTTGTTGAAATGGATAATTTCTTTGCAAAGGATAATAAAAATGTCTATTATCTTGGGAAACAAGTTAGAAATATCAGTTCAGAGGGATTAAAATTTGTTGGTCCAGATATTTTTAAAAATAAAAATGGTGTATATTTTTGGAAAGATGAAACTGGGACAGGAGAATACGAGATAATACCTTTAGATTTTGACAGTGCTTCATTTGATATAGCGAGTAAGGATACGAGTAATTATTTTAAAGATAAAAATGAGATTTATTATCTTGATTACGGTAAACTGTTAAATTCGAAATCGAAGGATGTGCAAAATGCTTTTATTAAACTCGAAGGAGCTGATATTCCCACATTTAAAGCATTTGGATATGGGTATTCCAAAGATAAGAATAGAGCTTATTGTGAATATAAGGAATTTAAAGGGGTAGATGTGCCGAGTTTTACTGTTGAACTGGAAGATGAGGGAGTTGTAGTTAAGGATAAAAATAGAGTTTATAAAAATGATTGTGAGTAA
- a CDS encoding DKNYY domain-containing protein — translation MKSKLSKIVILVFLVANLGIADYIKRDNAVYYKAETEQVDGKKVDDADFKTFVELNKIYGKDSKNVFYEDKKLENVDLKTFQIIGEVTGKDKKYIYNYDEKMEVNPKDFKLYKNKDKLLYFRNNGKLYIGGSFLEVEYVQDLDSFEAIDEDYSKDKYNIYYAGTPIYDVDKSTFQIIMPDYYAKDKNNVYSGSDKIKDANPDTIKILNQVYLKDDKNVFLNFGQKIKNADVTTFEVMEENASYGKDKNNVYYLGEKLKGADAKSFEIILEPKNLVQMYSKDRNSVFIGGRKIKEADLKTFERLSGTDYYSKDKNNLYYQEVKIDKIDNKNLKILYSDGVDLIKNGNKIFAEGKKLNIKSPETFEIILSKYYNFPNLIYGKDDKNVYAISKFDKTYSSKVIKNADVNSFEVMENSMYTKDKNNIYFTRDNIIKLEGADKGSFVIITEEVDFSYDKNNVYFRGKKINGINSDGFKIINLNNQNESFYFLADNKNLYKLITIFSEDTDEIVETKLVPVKDPKVDITSFESVKKFFTNYYRDKSNVYYYDADYKELKRLEGADRNSFISLEENFGKDNKNVFYNGNKLEGVNSDGFEILDENAIIFKNKNNVYFLKAENEEKKYQLISLNFDSSSFKPVHKRSGYFKDKNGIYYFDYSNLETLDTKKTENIQNKLFFKIEGVDIPTFRELQFSYSKDRNKVYCKNKEIEGADAESFVIFYTDDRIVVKDKNRIYENGCE, via the coding sequence ATGAAAAGTAAACTTTCTAAAATTGTAATACTCGTTTTTCTTGTGGCAAATCTGGGAATAGCTGACTATATAAAAAGAGATAATGCTGTTTATTATAAAGCTGAAACGGAGCAGGTTGATGGGAAAAAAGTAGATGATGCAGATTTTAAGACGTTTGTAGAGCTGAATAAGATTTATGGAAAAGATAGTAAAAATGTTTTTTATGAAGATAAAAAACTGGAAAATGTTGATCTTAAAACGTTTCAGATAATTGGAGAAGTTACTGGGAAAGATAAAAAATATATTTATAATTATGATGAAAAAATGGAAGTAAATCCGAAAGATTTCAAACTTTATAAAAATAAGGACAAACTTTTGTATTTCAGAAATAATGGCAAACTGTATATTGGAGGAAGTTTTCTTGAAGTTGAATATGTTCAGGATTTAGACAGTTTTGAGGCAATTGATGAAGATTATTCAAAGGACAAGTATAATATTTATTATGCTGGAACGCCAATATATGATGTTGATAAAAGTACATTTCAGATAATAATGCCTGATTATTATGCAAAAGACAAGAATAATGTGTATAGTGGCTCTGATAAAATAAAGGATGCGAATCCTGATACGATAAAAATATTAAATCAGGTTTATTTAAAAGATGATAAAAATGTATTTCTGAATTTTGGTCAAAAGATAAAAAATGCCGATGTGACTACTTTTGAAGTGATGGAAGAAAATGCATCTTATGGAAAAGATAAAAATAATGTCTACTATCTTGGCGAAAAACTAAAGGGAGCTGACGCAAAATCTTTTGAAATAATTTTAGAGCCTAAAAATCTTGTTCAGATGTATTCAAAAGATAGAAACAGTGTCTTTATAGGAGGACGGAAAATAAAAGAGGCTGATTTGAAAACTTTTGAAAGGCTTTCTGGAACAGATTATTATTCAAAGGATAAAAATAATCTTTACTATCAGGAAGTGAAAATTGATAAAATTGACAATAAAAATCTTAAAATTTTGTATTCTGATGGAGTTGACTTGATAAAAAATGGGAATAAAATTTTTGCAGAAGGGAAAAAATTGAATATAAAAAGTCCAGAAACTTTTGAAATAATTTTGAGCAAATATTATAACTTCCCAAATTTAATTTACGGAAAAGATGATAAAAATGTATATGCAATTTCAAAATTTGATAAAACTTATTCAAGTAAAGTAATAAAAAATGCAGACGTAAATTCTTTTGAAGTAATGGAAAACAGCATGTATACAAAAGATAAAAATAATATTTATTTTACAAGGGATAATATTATAAAGCTAGAAGGTGCTGATAAGGGCAGTTTTGTTATAATTACGGAAGAAGTTGACTTTTCTTATGACAAGAATAATGTTTATTTTAGGGGAAAGAAAATAAATGGGATAAATTCTGATGGATTTAAAATTATAAATTTGAATAATCAAAATGAATCCTTTTATTTTTTGGCTGATAATAAAAATTTGTATAAGCTTATTACTATTTTTAGTGAAGATACTGATGAAATTGTGGAAACTAAACTCGTTCCTGTGAAAGATCCAAAAGTAGATATTACAAGTTTTGAATCAGTGAAAAAGTTTTTCACAAATTATTATAGGGATAAAAGTAATGTTTATTATTATGATGCGGATTACAAGGAGCTGAAAAGGTTAGAAGGTGCAGACAGGAACAGTTTTATAAGTCTTGAAGAAAATTTTGGAAAAGATAATAAGAATGTTTTTTATAACGGAAATAAATTGGAGGGCGTAAATTCTGATGGATTTGAAATTTTAGATGAAAACGCTATAATTTTTAAAAATAAAAATAATGTATACTTTTTGAAAGCTGAAAATGAAGAAAAAAAATATCAGCTTATATCTTTAAATTTTGACAGCAGTTCCTTTAAGCCTGTACATAAACGCAGTGGATATTTTAAAGATAAAAATGGAATTTATTATTTTGATTATTCAAATTTGGAAACACTAGACACAAAGAAAACGGAGAATATTCAAAATAAACTGTTTTTTAAAATAGAAGGCGTAGATATTCCGACATTCAGGGAACTTCAATTTAGCTATTCAAAAGATAGGAATAAAGTGTATTGTAAAAATAAGGAAATTGAAGGGGCGGATGCAGAAAGTTTTGTTATATTTTATACGGATGATAGAATTGTAGTTAAAGATAAGAATAGAATTTATGAAAATGGTTGTGAATAA
- a CDS encoding DKNYY domain-containing protein: MDLGTFKILNNEYAKDANNVYFLGNIDYMNSRSGTKQFFDSQTFEVMPHSYLKDKNGVYKTGEWIMEIEGANLETIKVLSAFYLKDDKNIFNGYGQKIDKADLNSFEVLGQGYYAKDKNSVYYSGEKVEGANAKTFKIISDDFYSKDDKNVYAGKEIVKGADLQTFKDISGTSYARDKNNLYYYDGNIKNLGKIDEKNFKIFNSDLIKNGNEIYYSGEKENIKNAEKFEIIKTSNDDENILYGKDDKNVYVSRSKYKRLKVIENADRDTFEVMKKDIRYSKDKNNIYFVPKSLYDEYDTYFEQDGIIKMKGADKNSFVIEKNDFSYDKNSVYFMGKKINGINSAGFKIISNLNSDFSFFLTDNKNLYKYTVDFSSDNRTVKRNLEIIKKPKVDVSTFEAIKGYSDVHYRDKNNVYYYDVHNYASDKAEELIKIEGADIATFKPLGNNYSKDKNKVYCKLKEIKGADAPSFTIIWKDTGDGDGFIIKDKNRTYKTNCE; encoded by the coding sequence GTGGACTTAGGGACATTTAAAATACTGAATAATGAATATGCGAAAGATGCAAACAATGTTTATTTTTTAGGAAATATTGACTATATGAATAGCCGTTCAGGAACTAAACAATTTTTCGACAGTCAGACTTTTGAAGTAATGCCACATTCTTATTTAAAGGATAAAAATGGTGTTTACAAAACAGGTGAATGGATTATGGAAATAGAAGGGGCAAATCTGGAAACTATAAAAGTTTTAAGCGCCTTTTATTTAAAGGACGATAAAAATATTTTTAACGGTTATGGTCAAAAAATAGATAAAGCTGATTTAAACTCTTTTGAAGTATTGGGACAAGGATATTATGCAAAAGACAAAAATTCAGTATATTATTCAGGAGAAAAAGTAGAAGGAGCAAATGCAAAAACATTTAAAATAATTTCAGATGATTTTTATTCCAAAGATGATAAAAATGTGTATGCCGGAAAAGAAATTGTAAAAGGTGCAGATCTTCAGACTTTTAAGGACATTTCTGGAACAAGTTATGCTAGAGATAAAAATAATTTATATTATTACGATGGAAATATCAAAAATCTTGGGAAAATAGATGAAAAAAATTTCAAAATTTTTAACAGTGATTTAATTAAAAATGGAAATGAAATATATTATTCTGGAGAAAAAGAAAATATAAAAAATGCTGAAAAATTTGAAATAATAAAAACTTCAAATGATGATGAAAATATTCTCTATGGAAAAGATGATAAAAATGTATATGTGTCAAGATCAAAGTATAAACGTTTAAAGGTAATAGAAAATGCTGATAGGGACACTTTTGAAGTAATGAAAAAAGATATCAGATACTCAAAAGATAAAAACAATATTTATTTTGTACCTAAATCTTTATATGATGAATATGATACTTATTTTGAACAGGATGGAATTATAAAGATGAAGGGTGCTGATAAGAATAGCTTTGTTATTGAAAAAAATGATTTTTCCTATGATAAAAATAGTGTGTACTTTATGGGGAAAAAAATAAATGGAATAAATTCGGCTGGTTTTAAAATTATAAGTAATTTAAACAGTGACTTCTCTTTTTTCTTAACTGATAATAAAAATTTGTATAAATATACTGTTGATTTTTCTTCAGATAATAGAACTGTAAAAAGAAATTTAGAAATTATAAAAAAACCAAAAGTGGATGTTTCAACTTTTGAGGCAATAAAGGGTTATTCAGATGTACATTATAGAGATAAAAATAATGTTTATTATTATGATGTTCATAATTATGCATCTGATAAAGCAGAAGAATTAATAAAAATTGAAGGTGCTGATATTGCAACATTTAAGCCATTAGGAAATAATTATTCTAAAGATAAAAATAAAGTTTATTGTAAATTAAAAGAAATTAAGGGAGCAGATGCTCCAAGCTTTACTATTATTTGGAAAGATACTGGAGATGGTGATGGATTTATAATTAAAGATAAGAATAGAACTTATAAAACTAATTGTGAATAA
- a CDS encoding DKNYY domain-containing protein translates to MKRKFFKVLLGVFILANLGIAEYVKKDNEIYYKYGKEDDSGFKVENVDLNTFKILDDKYAKDSKNVYFLGNKSFEDVDIKTFEVLPNNYSKDNNNVYRPNNEWIRKINGANPKTIKVLSQYYSKDDKNVFYDSDKILNADINSFVVLEGDHSHAKDKNSVYYSGEKIEGANPKTFKIISDGMYSKDDKNVYVAREIVKGADPQTFRRIPETNYARDKNTLYYYFGDVKNLGKINEKDFKVLDNNLVKNGNEMYYLGEKVNIKNPEKFEPIKISDDKYILYGKDDENIYVVTSDEKYGYFKAIKNADKDTFEVMEKDTRYSKDKNNVYYAGYNVVQLQDVDKDSFVIADENAFSYDKKNVYYAGRKLNDISSNGFKVTRLDNRPNLPINFLNDNKNIYKLIDIFDEETGELKSVKTAVVKNPKVDSKTFELFDHWENYFRDKNNVYYENELYKMSLKKIEGADRNSFKILNSDEFSKDKNNVYYYGNKMKDISPDGLEFVGNEFVFENREDFISFLKDKNNVYYLKGKIGKEKYEIIPLNFDSKTFKYSNNGFYELSNLNYTGYFEDKNGVYYFDGLAKLTPNNILSKVENADIPSFVQYMAGYAKDKNKVYCGTKEVKGADVESFAAFTIDGEDIIKDKNKIYKYTNSCEQ, encoded by the coding sequence ATGAAAAGAAAATTTTTTAAAGTTTTATTAGGGGTGTTTATTTTAGCGAATTTGGGAATAGCAGAATATGTGAAAAAGGATAATGAAATTTATTATAAATATGGTAAAGAAGATGATTCAGGATTTAAAGTTGAAAATGTGGATTTGAATACATTTAAAATATTGGATGATAAATATGCGAAAGATAGTAAAAACGTTTATTTTTTGGGAAATAAATCGTTTGAAGATGTGGACATTAAAACTTTTGAAGTACTACCAAACAATTATTCAAAAGATAACAATAATGTTTATAGACCAAATAACGAATGGATTCGTAAAATAAACGGGGCAAATCCAAAAACAATAAAAGTTTTGAGTCAATATTATTCAAAAGATGATAAAAATGTGTTTTATGATTCAGATAAAATTTTAAATGCAGACATAAATTCGTTTGTGGTTCTGGAGGGAGACCATAGTCATGCAAAAGACAAAAATTCAGTCTATTATTCAGGAGAAAAAATTGAAGGTGCGAATCCAAAAACATTTAAAATAATTTCGGATGGAATGTATTCAAAGGATGATAAAAATGTATATGTTGCAAGAGAAATTGTAAAAGGTGCAGATCCTCAAACTTTTAGAAGAATTCCTGAAACAAATTATGCCAGAGATAAGAATACTCTGTATTATTACTTTGGAGATGTTAAAAATCTTGGGAAAATAAATGAAAAAGATTTTAAAGTTTTGGATAATAATTTGGTTAAAAATGGAAATGAAATGTATTATTTGGGAGAAAAAGTTAATATAAAAAATCCTGAAAAATTTGAACCAATAAAAATTTCAGATGATAAGTACATTCTTTATGGAAAAGATGATGAAAATATATATGTAGTAACATCAGATGAAAAATATGGATATTTCAAGGCAATAAAAAATGCTGATAAGGATACTTTTGAAGTAATGGAAAAAGATACTAGATATTCAAAAGACAAAAATAATGTTTATTATGCAGGATATAATGTTGTGCAGTTACAGGATGTAGATAAAGATAGCTTTGTTATCGCAGATGAAAATGCTTTTTCCTATGATAAGAAAAATGTTTATTATGCAGGAAGAAAATTAAATGATATAAGTTCAAATGGCTTTAAAGTTACAAGGCTTGATAATAGACCAAATTTACCGATTAATTTTTTAAATGATAATAAAAATATATATAAACTTATTGACATATTTGATGAAGAAACTGGTGAGCTGAAAAGTGTAAAAACAGCTGTTGTAAAAAATCCTAAAGTAGATTCTAAAACTTTTGAATTGTTTGACCATTGGGAAAATTATTTCCGTGATAAAAATAATGTGTATTATGAAAATGAATTATACAAAATGAGCTTGAAAAAAATAGAAGGTGCAGATAGAAATAGTTTTAAGATTTTGAATAGTGATGAATTTTCAAAAGATAAGAATAACGTTTATTATTATGGAAATAAAATGAAAGATATAAGCCCAGATGGACTTGAATTTGTTGGAAACGAATTTGTATTTGAAAATCGTGAAGATTTTATTTCTTTCTTAAAAGATAAAAATAACGTTTACTATTTAAAAGGAAAAATTGGAAAGGAAAAATATGAAATAATACCTTTAAACTTTGACAGCAAGACCTTTAAATATTCTAATAACGGTTTTTATGAATTGTCTAATTTAAATTATACTGGTTATTTTGAAGATAAAAATGGAGTTTATTATTTTGATGGATTGGCTAAATTAACTCCAAATAATATTTTATCTAAAGTTGAAAATGCTGATATTCCATCATTTGTACAATATATGGCAGGTTATGCAAAAGATAAAAATAAAGTATATTGTGGAACTAAGGAAGTTAAAGGTGCAGATGTTGAAAGCTTTGCAGCATTTACTATAGATGGTGAAGATATAATAAAAGATAAAAATAAAATTTATAAATATACAAACAGTTGTGAACAATAA
- a CDS encoding TrmH family RNA methyltransferase: protein MRDIIASPDNKFYKLLKKLDKKKYRDENSIFKAEGEKFLNENINFNKIIVKESRFEYFDEKYEISKHDNLTILKDNLFDEVSTQENSQGIIFLYSKNLNTIEDIQGDVVILDDIQDPGNAGTIIRTMIAANFQNLILTKGSVDVYNPKTVRATMSGIFKLNIIYETPEKIVEFLNNKNYLKIATALHEDSISYEKIELRENNAFIFGHEGGGVSEYLIENSDIKAIIPIYGNIESLNVSVATGIFLYKMREKLESL, encoded by the coding sequence ATGAGAGATATAATAGCAAGTCCAGATAACAAATTTTATAAATTGTTGAAAAAGCTGGATAAAAAGAAGTATCGTGATGAAAACAGTATTTTTAAGGCTGAAGGCGAAAAGTTTTTAAATGAGAATATTAATTTTAATAAAATAATTGTGAAAGAATCGAGATTTGAGTATTTTGATGAGAAATATGAGATTTCTAAACATGATAATCTGACAATTTTAAAGGATAATCTGTTTGATGAAGTTTCAACTCAGGAAAATAGTCAGGGAATAATATTCCTGTATTCTAAAAATTTAAATACAATTGAGGATATACAGGGTGATGTTGTAATTCTAGATGATATTCAGGATCCAGGAAATGCTGGAACTATCATTAGAACAATGATTGCTGCAAACTTTCAGAATTTAATTCTGACAAAGGGTTCAGTAGATGTTTATAATCCAAAGACAGTACGTGCTACAATGAGCGGGATTTTTAAGTTAAACATAATTTATGAAACACCTGAAAAAATTGTGGAATTTTTGAATAATAAAAATTATTTAAAAATAGCGACTGCTTTACATGAAGATTCGATTTCCTATGAAAAAATAGAATTACGCGAAAATAATGCGTTTATTTTTGGACACGAAGGTGGCGGAGTGTCTGAATATCTGATAGAAAATTCTGATATAAAGGCGATTATTCCGATTTATGGGAATATAGAATCATTGAATGTGAGTGTAGCGACAGGGATTTTTCTTTATAAGATGAGGGAGAAATTGGAAAGTTTGTAG
- a CDS encoding TfoX/Sxy family protein has protein sequence MASSKEYLNFVLEQLSEVENVRYRAMMGEYILYYREKVIGGIYDDRFLVKAVKSAKELMPNALHEVPYEGAKEMLLVDNVENKEFLKELFKTMYDELPVLKRKKKQ, from the coding sequence ATGGCTTCAAGTAAGGAATATTTGAATTTTGTATTGGAACAGTTGTCAGAAGTGGAAAATGTTAGATATAGAGCGATGATGGGGGAATATATTCTTTATTATAGGGAAAAAGTTATTGGCGGAATTTATGATGACAGGTTTCTTGTGAAGGCTGTAAAATCGGCGAAAGAACTTATGCCGAATGCTTTACATGAAGTTCCTTATGAAGGGGCAAAGGAAATGTTGCTGGTTGATAATGTTGAAAATAAAGAGTTTTTGAAGGAATTATTTAAAACGATGTATGATGAACTTCCTGTTTTAAAGAGAAAAAAGAAACAATAG
- a CDS encoding immunity protein YezG family protein, with protein MKKLKEDFLKRLNVIITDIAYQLEYGIADECEKIYFRADMDDNFGGKADFYFNTTENKEYRCCSDIPEMYNVPEKEYYEYFGKVYESLIFLKELFLEYKRTTWKAITIIVDKKMTIKTDYDYTDWLGSPYDSDLLLEYFFKYKYLGEMPKTENQEKLFKEIEKYQKRVITCVLNEK; from the coding sequence TTGAAAAAATTGAAAGAAGACTTTTTGAAAAGATTAAATGTAATAATAACAGATATAGCATATCAACTGGAATATGGAATAGCAGATGAGTGTGAAAAAATTTACTTTCGTGCAGATATGGATGATAATTTTGGTGGAAAAGCAGATTTTTACTTTAACACGACTGAAAATAAAGAATATAGGTGTTGTTCAGATATTCCTGAAATGTATAATGTACCCGAAAAAGAATATTATGAATATTTTGGAAAGGTGTATGAATCATTAATATTCTTAAAAGAGTTATTTTTAGAATATAAACGGACAACTTGGAAGGCGATAACTATAATTGTAGATAAAAAAATGACAATAAAAACAGATTATGATTATACGGATTGGCTAGGCAGCCCCTATGATTCAGATTTATTGTTAGAATATTTTTTTAAGTATAAATATTTGGGAGAAATGCCTAAAACTGAAAATCAGGAAAAGTTGTTTAAAGAAATTGAGAAATATCAGAAACGAGTGATTACATGTGTTTTGAATGAAAAATAG
- a CDS encoding NAD(P)H-dependent oxidoreductase yields the protein MTKNEEILEVFNKRYACKKFSKEKRVSDEDLKTIIESARLSPSSFGLEPWKFLLLRNEKMREDFREFAWGALNSLNGATEIVMILAKKGVTGDSEYFKDNWKNLKKVSDEMFEAVKDKFTKFQEIHLNLLENERTLFDWASKQTYIALGNMMTVAAYLGIDSCAIEGFNKEQLEKYLSDMGLLDLDEYGVSVMVSFGYRDEEQPKKIRQPLTEVLEIIE from the coding sequence ATGACAAAAAATGAAGAAATCTTGGAAGTGTTTAACAAAAGATATGCTTGTAAAAAATTTAGTAAAGAAAAAAGGGTATCTGATGAAGATTTAAAAACAATTATTGAAAGTGCGAGATTGTCGCCAAGTTCTTTTGGACTTGAACCTTGGAAATTTTTACTTTTGAGAAATGAAAAAATGAGAGAAGATTTTAGAGAATTTGCTTGGGGAGCTTTAAATAGCTTGAATGGAGCAACTGAAATCGTGATGATTTTGGCAAAAAAAGGAGTTACAGGAGACAGTGAGTATTTTAAAGATAATTGGAAAAATTTGAAAAAAGTTTCGGATGAGATGTTTGAAGCTGTGAAAGATAAATTTACAAAATTTCAAGAAATTCATTTAAATTTATTGGAAAATGAAAGAACCCTTTTTGACTGGGCTTCAAAACAGACTTATATTGCACTTGGAAATATGATGACTGTCGCTGCTTACTTAGGAATCGACAGCTGTGCAATTGAAGGATTTAATAAAGAGCAATTGGAAAAATATTTGTCGGATATGGGACTTCTTGACTTGGATGAATACGGAGTTTCTGTAATGGTAAGTTTTGGGTATAGAGATGAAGAGCAGCCTAAAAAGATAAGACAGCCGCTTACAGAAGTTTTGGAAATAATTGAGTAA
- a CDS encoding YjdF family protein gives MKKISGKLTVFFENPFWVGIFENFENDNLSVCKVTFGSEPKEYEIYDFILKKFYNLRFSNEMKSNFSKKIKNPKRRQREIKKELQSKKFLKKSEEILKLQYEENKKERKVKTKQEKEAEKQRKFLLKQNKKKQKHKGK, from the coding sequence ATGAAAAAGATTTCAGGAAAGTTGACAGTTTTTTTTGAAAATCCGTTTTGGGTAGGAATTTTTGAAAATTTTGAAAATGATAATTTGTCAGTTTGTAAAGTAACTTTTGGTTCAGAACCTAAAGAATATGAAATTTATGATTTTATATTAAAAAAGTTCTATAATCTTCGATTTAGTAATGAAATGAAGTCAAATTTTAGTAAAAAAATAAAGAATCCAAAACGTAGACAAAGAGAAATAAAAAAAGAGCTTCAAAGTAAAAAATTTTTGAAAAAATCGGAAGAAATTTTAAAATTACAATACGAAGAGAATAAAAAGGAACGGAAAGTTAAAACAAAACAAGAAAAGGAAGCTGAAAAACAGAGAAAATTTTTATTGAAACAAAATAAAAAGAAACAAAAACATAAAGGAAAATAA